One window of Microbacterium sediminis genomic DNA carries:
- the mftB gene encoding mycofactocin biosynthesis chaperone MftB (MftB, a small protein, is a peptide chaperone that assists the radical SAM enzyme MftC in performing two modifications to the C-terminal Val-Tyr dipeptide of the mycofactocin precursor peptide, MftA. MftB's role is analogous to the role of PqqD in the biosynthesis of PQQ, a cofactor that derives entirely from a Tyr and a Glu in the precursor PqqA.) yields MTDFDADRAWRLHPQVAVRPEPFGALLYHFGTRKLSFLKDRTLLDVVRSLGDHTSARAAIAAAGVPAASAEPYVGAVRTLAASHMIVERDA; encoded by the coding sequence ATGACCGACTTCGACGCCGACCGGGCCTGGCGTCTGCATCCGCAGGTCGCCGTGCGCCCGGAGCCCTTCGGGGCGCTGCTGTACCACTTCGGCACGCGCAAGCTGTCGTTCCTCAAGGACCGCACGCTGCTCGACGTGGTCCGCTCGCTGGGTGATCACACCAGCGCGCGGGCAGCGATCGCGGCCGCCGGCGTCCCGGCCGCCTCCGCCGAGCCGTACGTCGGCGCGGTGCGCACGCTGGCGGCCTCGCACATGATCGTGGAGCGTGACGCATGA
- the mftG gene encoding mycofactocin dehydrogenase MftG — translation MRPGGAWDVVIVGGGSAGSVLAARLSEQPDRRVLLLEAGAAPRRVADFPAVTRDGATVAGSVPGHEASWTFRTELAPGRDYDLVRGRILGGSSAVNGGYFVRPRPTDLARWAEAGGDAWSYERALPALRALETDLDHGATAIHGGSGPMPVRRAGGDHPVARAFTAAALGTGYPAEPDKNAPGPAGVGPVPQNVIAGVRRNAAMQYLLPVLDRPNLEIRGGAVAQRIRFAGTRAIGVELAGGEVAWGDEIVLCAGSIASPHLLLLSGIGPADELARHGIRPVADLPGVGRDFTDHPDLTIAWHAREEALPGAPLDGGAFAVALNLSADQGVSGDLELLVGLRPLDELLPGLGMPRHMPVILGLQSEHARGRLALASADPAAAPVIAHHYLSTAHDRALAREGLRVGADLLRRPEFAGVFAGLAELDDDTLRSDRALDAWALAHLGTAIHLCGSARMGRADDPGAVTDGAGRVHGVTGLRVADTSILPVAPTRGPAASAVLIGEIIAGAMRGEAVMPAAA, via the coding sequence ATGAGGCCCGGCGGCGCGTGGGACGTGGTGATCGTCGGCGGCGGATCCGCCGGCTCGGTCCTCGCCGCGCGCCTGAGCGAGCAGCCCGACCGCCGGGTGCTCCTGCTCGAGGCCGGCGCCGCGCCCCGGCGCGTGGCCGACTTCCCCGCCGTCACCCGCGACGGCGCGACCGTGGCGGGGTCCGTGCCCGGACACGAGGCGAGCTGGACGTTCCGCACCGAGCTCGCGCCCGGCCGCGACTACGACCTCGTGCGGGGCCGGATCCTCGGCGGCTCGAGCGCCGTCAACGGCGGCTACTTCGTGCGCCCCCGACCCACCGACCTCGCGCGCTGGGCCGAGGCGGGCGGGGACGCCTGGTCGTACGAGCGGGCGCTGCCCGCCCTGCGCGCGCTGGAGACCGACCTCGACCACGGCGCCACGGCGATCCACGGCGGCTCCGGCCCGATGCCGGTGCGCCGCGCGGGCGGCGATCACCCCGTCGCGCGGGCGTTCACGGCGGCGGCGCTCGGCACGGGGTATCCGGCCGAGCCCGACAAGAACGCCCCCGGCCCCGCCGGCGTCGGCCCCGTTCCGCAGAACGTCATCGCCGGCGTGCGCCGCAACGCCGCCATGCAGTACCTGCTGCCGGTGCTCGATCGCCCGAACCTCGAGATCCGCGGCGGGGCCGTGGCGCAGCGCATCCGCTTCGCCGGCACGCGTGCGATCGGGGTGGAGCTGGCCGGCGGAGAGGTCGCCTGGGGCGACGAGATCGTGCTGTGCGCGGGGTCGATCGCGAGCCCGCACCTGCTCCTCCTCTCCGGCATCGGTCCGGCCGACGAGCTGGCCCGCCACGGCATCCGGCCCGTCGCCGATCTGCCGGGCGTCGGCCGGGACTTCACCGATCACCCCGACCTCACGATCGCCTGGCACGCGCGCGAGGAGGCCCTGCCCGGCGCGCCGCTCGACGGCGGCGCGTTCGCGGTCGCGCTGAACCTGTCGGCCGATCAGGGCGTGTCGGGCGACCTGGAGCTGCTCGTCGGGCTGCGCCCGCTCGACGAGCTGCTGCCCGGCCTCGGCATGCCGCGGCACATGCCCGTGATCCTCGGGCTGCAGTCCGAGCACGCCCGCGGCCGCCTCGCGCTCGCCTCGGCCGACCCCGCCGCGGCGCCGGTCATCGCGCACCACTACCTGTCCACGGCGCACGATCGCGCCCTGGCCCGCGAGGGCCTGCGCGTCGGCGCCGATCTGCTGCGGCGCCCGGAGTTCGCCGGCGTCTTCGCCGGCCTGGCCGAGCTCGACGACGACACCCTGCGCTCCGACCGCGCGCTCGACGCGTGGGCGCTCGCGCACCTCGGCACGGCGATCCACCTGTGCGGCAGCGCCCGCATGGGCCGGGCCGACGATCCCGGCGCCGTGACCGACGGCGCCGGCCGCGTGCACGGCGTCACCGGCCTGCGCGTGGCCGACACCTCGATCCTGCCCGTCGCCCCCACCCGGGGGCCCGCCGCAAGCGCGGTGCTGATCGGCGAGATCATCGCCGGCGCGATGCGCGGAGAGGCGGTGATGCCCGCCGCCGCCTGA
- a CDS encoding VWA domain-containing protein, whose translation MLRIAGGRSGAGGPQRPGRGGREFTDDAAELVAPDADAEAESAVRERAARIAARLALPRPRADPTGRRGAGRLASAPYRGGSDEIDLDRTLEILAERPVPEDEDIVVRERTRTRRSVALLLDVSGSMRGERVRTAAAAVGALAAELADDALTVIAFWSDAAIVHPLGEPVRPGEVLDRVLRIPARGLTNIAFPLEVAARELARVPVRDARVLLLSDCVHNAGPDPRPVAARLPRLDVLLDADGEKDVDLGRELAALGRGRLRVVRGHRDVAPALAALFGR comes from the coding sequence GTGCTGCGCATCGCGGGCGGCCGATCCGGGGCCGGCGGTCCGCAGCGGCCGGGCCGCGGGGGCCGCGAGTTCACCGACGATGCGGCCGAGCTCGTGGCGCCCGACGCCGACGCCGAGGCCGAGTCGGCCGTGCGGGAGCGGGCGGCGCGGATCGCCGCGCGCCTGGCGCTGCCGCGGCCGCGCGCCGACCCGACCGGGCGCCGCGGGGCCGGGCGCCTCGCCAGCGCGCCGTACCGAGGGGGATCCGACGAGATCGACCTGGACCGGACCCTCGAGATCCTGGCCGAGCGGCCCGTGCCGGAGGACGAGGACATCGTCGTGCGCGAGCGGACGCGCACGCGCCGCTCGGTCGCGCTGCTGCTGGACGTGTCGGGGTCGATGCGCGGGGAGCGCGTGCGCACGGCCGCCGCCGCCGTGGGCGCGCTCGCCGCCGAGCTCGCCGACGACGCGCTCACGGTGATCGCGTTCTGGTCGGACGCGGCCATCGTCCATCCGCTCGGCGAGCCGGTGCGCCCCGGCGAGGTGCTGGACCGCGTGCTGCGGATCCCGGCGCGCGGCCTGACGAACATCGCCTTCCCGCTCGAGGTCGCCGCGCGCGAGCTCGCCCGCGTGCCGGTGCGCGACGCGCGCGTGCTGCTGCTGTCGGACTGCGTGCACAACGCGGGGCCGGACCCGCGACCGGTGGCCGCGCGGCTGCCGCGCCTGGACGTGCTGCTCGACGCGGACGGCGAGAAGGATGTCGACCTCGGACGCGAGCTGGCCGCGCTCGGCCGCGGCCGGCTGCGCGTCGTGCGCGGGCACCGCGACGTGGCGCCGGCGCTCGCGGCGCTGTTCGGCCGGTGA
- a CDS encoding AAA family ATPase, whose amino-acid sequence MTALQGETERALADARERIASHLVGRERELELTLAAVAAGRDIVLEGPPGTSKTTILTAITAEWGVPLLFVEGNADLTPAKLVGHHNPARVLREDYSADNFVAGPLVEAMRVGGFLYIEEFNRAPDDTLNTLLTAMADRAITVPRVGRIEARPTFRVIASMNPYDNVGTTRLSTSVHDRLNRLAIGYQDADAEERIVALRSGERGPLGERMTADAVAVTRATRRHPDVRQGSSVRGAIDCVLVAAQLARLRGVAEPDDERYPGLMLDAMIVSLSGRIHVDEAAETTPEAVLREIWEDRFVLEPRAAAPG is encoded by the coding sequence GTGACCGCGCTGCAGGGGGAGACGGAACGAGCGCTGGCGGACGCCCGCGAGCGGATCGCCTCTCACCTCGTCGGCCGCGAGCGCGAGCTGGAGCTCACGCTCGCGGCCGTCGCGGCGGGGCGCGACATCGTGCTGGAGGGGCCGCCCGGCACGAGCAAGACGACGATCCTCACGGCGATCACCGCGGAGTGGGGCGTGCCGCTGCTGTTCGTCGAGGGCAACGCCGACCTCACGCCCGCCAAGCTCGTGGGGCACCACAATCCGGCGCGGGTGCTGCGTGAGGACTACAGCGCCGACAACTTCGTCGCCGGCCCGCTCGTGGAGGCGATGCGCGTGGGCGGCTTCCTCTACATCGAGGAGTTCAACCGCGCGCCCGACGACACCCTCAACACGCTGCTGACCGCCATGGCCGATCGCGCGATCACCGTGCCGCGGGTCGGACGGATCGAGGCGCGGCCGACCTTCCGCGTCATCGCGTCGATGAACCCGTACGACAACGTGGGCACCACGCGCCTGTCGACGAGCGTGCACGACCGGCTCAACCGGCTCGCGATCGGCTACCAGGACGCCGACGCCGAGGAGCGCATCGTGGCGCTGCGCTCGGGGGAGCGCGGGCCGCTCGGCGAGAGGATGACGGCCGATGCGGTGGCCGTCACGCGCGCGACGCGCCGGCACCCGGACGTGCGGCAGGGATCGAGCGTGCGCGGCGCGATCGACTGCGTCCTCGTCGCCGCGCAGCTCGCGCGGCTGCGGGGCGTGGCGGAGCCCGACGACGAGCGCTACCCCGGGCTGATGCTCGACGCGATGATCGTGTCGCTGTCGGGGCGCATCCACGTGGACGAGGCCGCCGAGACCACGCCGGAGGCCGTGCTGCGCGAGATCTGGGAGGACCGCTTCGTGCTCGAGCCGCGCGCGGCGGCGCCCGGCTGA
- the mftC gene encoding mycofactocin radical SAM maturase (MftC is a radical SAM/SPASM enzyme that catalyzes the first two steps in biosynthesis of the electron carrier mycofactocin from the terminal Val-Tyr dipeptide of the precursor peptide MftA.) has product MTLIDAPTAFVPPRPKRLVDHFELGLDAPICLTWELTYACNLSCVHCLSSSGRRDPRELTTEECKEIIDELERMQVFYVNIGGGEPTVRSDFWELVDYATAHHVGVKFSTNGVKITPEVAAKLAANDYVDVQISLDGATAEVNDWIRGPRSYEMALQAMANLQAAGMKNFKLSVVCTRQNIPQLDEFKAIADRYGAQLRLTRLRPSGRAVDVWDELHPLPEQQRELYDWLVAHDGEVLTGDSFFHLSAFGQQLEGLNLCGAGRVVCLIDPVGDVYACPFAIHDEFLAGNVRAPGGFQGVWQTSELFQRLRAPQSGGACSSCQFFDSCKGGCMAAKFFTGLPLDGPDPECVQGYGAAALEERKGDKPKPSGDHSHRTAPPARGTAPSGMGPVRVTLSRRREDVAAPPVSACNESPIAGFAPARLTGRVARVAADPDAGRSDGRTEGPSR; this is encoded by the coding sequence ATGACCCTCATCGACGCACCGACAGCCTTCGTGCCGCCGCGGCCGAAGCGCTTGGTCGATCACTTCGAGTTGGGGCTGGACGCCCCCATCTGCCTGACCTGGGAACTCACCTACGCGTGCAACCTCTCGTGCGTGCACTGCCTGTCGAGCTCCGGCCGGCGTGACCCGCGCGAGCTCACGACCGAGGAGTGCAAGGAGATCATCGACGAGCTCGAGCGCATGCAGGTGTTCTACGTGAACATCGGCGGCGGCGAGCCGACGGTGCGCAGCGACTTCTGGGAGCTCGTCGACTACGCCACCGCCCACCACGTGGGCGTGAAGTTCTCGACGAACGGCGTCAAGATCACTCCGGAGGTGGCCGCGAAGCTCGCGGCCAACGACTACGTCGACGTGCAGATCTCGCTCGACGGCGCCACCGCGGAGGTCAACGACTGGATCCGCGGGCCCCGCTCCTACGAGATGGCGCTGCAGGCGATGGCCAACCTGCAGGCCGCCGGCATGAAGAACTTCAAGCTCTCGGTGGTGTGCACCCGCCAGAACATCCCGCAGCTCGACGAGTTCAAGGCGATCGCCGACCGCTACGGCGCCCAGCTGCGGCTCACGCGGCTGCGGCCGTCGGGCCGCGCCGTCGACGTGTGGGACGAGCTGCACCCGCTGCCCGAGCAGCAGCGCGAGCTGTACGACTGGCTCGTGGCGCACGACGGCGAGGTGCTCACGGGCGACTCGTTCTTCCACCTCTCCGCCTTCGGGCAGCAGCTCGAGGGGCTCAACCTGTGCGGCGCGGGCCGCGTGGTCTGCCTCATCGACCCGGTCGGCGACGTCTACGCCTGCCCGTTCGCGATCCACGACGAGTTCCTGGCCGGGAACGTGCGCGCCCCCGGCGGATTCCAGGGCGTGTGGCAGACCTCGGAGCTGTTCCAGCGGCTCCGGGCGCCGCAGTCGGGCGGGGCGTGCTCGTCGTGCCAGTTCTTCGACTCCTGCAAGGGCGGCTGCATGGCGGCGAAGTTCTTCACCGGGCTGCCGCTCGACGGGCCCGACCCGGAGTGCGTGCAGGGCTACGGCGCCGCGGCGCTCGAGGAGCGCAAGGGCGACAAGCCCAAGCCCAGCGGCGACCACTCGCATCGCACGGCGCCGCCGGCGCGGGGCACCGCCCCGAGCGGGATGGGGCCGGTGCGCGTCACGCTGTCGCGGCGCCGGGAGGACGTCGCCGCGCCGCCCGTGTCGGCGTGCAACGAGAGCCCGATCGCGGGGTTCGCCCCCGCGCGCTTGACGGGACGGGTCGCGCGGGTCGCCGCCGACCCGGACGCCGGAAGGAGCGACGGCCGGACGGAGGGACCGAGCCGATGA
- the mftA gene encoding mycofactocin precursor MftA (Mycofactocin is a small molecule electron carrier derived from the final two amino acids, Val-Tyr, of MftA, the mycofactocin precursor. It plays a role in redox homeostasis and the metabolism of alcohols and aldehydes in Actinobacteria, including Mycobacterium tuberculosis.), which produces MMTVSIPARQTPRDDEQLASPIESDSLVEEVSIDGMCGVY; this is translated from the coding sequence ATGATGACTGTATCCATCCCGGCCCGCCAGACGCCCCGCGACGACGAGCAGCTCGCGTCGCCGATCGAGAGCGACTCCCTCGTGGAAGAGGTCTCGATCGACGGCATGTGCGGCGTCTACTGA
- a CDS encoding gluconokinase has translation MSEHATAIVVMGVSGVGKTTVARALAERLGGVFVEADDLHSPQARASMAAGTPLSDADRLPWLRRVGRRIAQVQAAGDLPVVACSALRRRYREALAAHGGEVAFVHLSAGPELLGARLATRTGHFMPASLLGTQLATLEPLGADERGAVVPATGSVAEVTDAAEAAARSLLAPQR, from the coding sequence ATGAGCGAGCACGCGACCGCGATCGTCGTCATGGGCGTATCGGGCGTCGGCAAGACCACCGTCGCCCGCGCGCTGGCCGAGCGGCTGGGCGGCGTGTTCGTCGAGGCCGACGATCTGCATTCGCCGCAGGCGCGGGCGAGCATGGCCGCGGGCACCCCGCTCAGCGACGCCGATCGCCTGCCGTGGCTGCGCCGCGTGGGCCGGCGGATCGCGCAGGTGCAGGCGGCGGGGGACCTGCCCGTCGTGGCCTGCTCGGCCCTGCGCCGGCGCTACCGCGAGGCGCTCGCGGCGCACGGCGGCGAGGTCGCGTTCGTGCACCTCTCGGCCGGTCCGGAGCTGCTCGGCGCGCGCCTCGCGACGCGCACCGGTCACTTCATGCCGGCCTCGCTGCTCGGGACGCAGCTGGCGACCCTCGAGCCGTTGGGTGCGGACGAGCGGGGCGCGGTCGTGCCCGCCACCGGCTCCGTCGCCGAGGTGACCGACGCCGCCGAGGCCGCCGCCCGCTCCCTGCTGGCGCCGCAGCGCTGA
- a CDS encoding IclR family transcriptional regulator, with the protein MTITDTFPAADTIPALLASEPAPGPRPEARLTAAQRVLAILETFDHDHILLTLSEISRRSGLSLSTTHRLVGELRAWGALERSDDGRYAIGMRVLELGSLEPQGLRLRAVALPYLSDLHGAIAADVNLSVRDGDDVVYVESLRSRRGAPVLTRLGGRWPLHATGTGQVLLAHAAPEVQDRVLSRPLKRFTPKTVTDPDEMRRTLADVRTRGYAVVDESITAGAIAIAVPVRAAGERVVAAVGVTIKRGSCPPQSVLPALSMTARAISRGMGSAAAKERMRA; encoded by the coding sequence ATGACCATCACCGACACGTTCCCCGCTGCCGACACGATCCCCGCGCTGCTCGCCTCCGAGCCCGCGCCGGGGCCGCGCCCCGAGGCGCGCCTGACCGCCGCTCAGCGCGTCCTCGCCATCCTCGAGACCTTCGACCACGACCACATCCTGCTCACGCTCAGCGAGATCTCCCGCCGCTCCGGCCTGAGCCTGTCCACCACCCACCGCCTGGTCGGCGAGCTGCGCGCGTGGGGCGCCCTCGAGCGCAGCGACGACGGCCGCTATGCGATCGGCATGCGCGTGCTCGAGCTCGGCTCGCTCGAGCCGCAGGGGCTGCGGCTGCGCGCCGTGGCGCTGCCCTACCTGAGCGACCTGCACGGCGCCATCGCCGCCGACGTCAACCTCTCGGTGCGCGACGGCGACGACGTCGTCTACGTCGAGTCGCTGCGCTCGCGCCGCGGCGCGCCCGTCCTCACCCGCCTCGGCGGGCGCTGGCCGCTGCACGCCACCGGCACGGGGCAGGTGCTGCTCGCGCACGCGGCGCCGGAGGTGCAGGACCGGGTGCTGTCGCGCCCGCTCAAGCGCTTCACGCCGAAGACGGTGACCGACCCCGACGAGATGCGCCGCACGCTCGCCGACGTCCGCACGCGCGGCTACGCGGTCGTCGACGAGTCGATCACCGCGGGCGCGATCGCCATCGCCGTGCCCGTGCGCGCCGCCGGCGAGCGCGTGGTGGCGGCGGTGGGCGTCACGATCAAGCGCGGCAGCTGTCCCCCGCAGTCCGTGCTGCCCGCCCTGTCGATGACGGCCCGCGCGATCTCGCGCGGCATGGGATCGGCCGCCGCGAAGGAGAGGATGCGGGCCTGA
- the mftR gene encoding mycofactocin system transcriptional regulator (MftR, the mycofactocin system transcriptional regulator, is an uncharacterized TetR family DNA-binding transcription factor. Its role is inferred by context. It occurs as part of the biosynthesis locus for mycofactocin, a partially characterized electron carrier derived from the terminal Val-Tyr dipeptide of the precursor peptide MftA, through a radical SAM enzyme-mediated process.): protein MTPDVAVAARPGRAPVTSAAELGRVGLELILDRGFDAVTVDDIAAAAGIGRRTFFRYFSSKNDLPWGDFNALLTRMRAHLAEVPRSVPLAEALRDAVVEFNRFPDDEMPQHRKRMAVLLETPTLVAHSALRYEEWRRVVAEFAADRLGIAPTSLVANATGRACLAITLAAYEHWLRDEDAVLTDLIREGFVELARVFGAPEYGGAER from the coding sequence ATGACGCCGGACGTCGCGGTCGCTGCCCGGCCCGGACGCGCGCCCGTGACGAGCGCCGCCGAGCTCGGTCGGGTCGGCCTCGAGCTCATCCTCGATCGGGGCTTCGATGCCGTCACCGTCGACGACATCGCGGCCGCCGCCGGCATCGGGCGGCGCACCTTCTTCCGCTACTTCTCGTCCAAGAACGACCTGCCGTGGGGCGACTTCAACGCCCTGCTGACCCGGATGCGGGCCCACCTCGCCGAGGTGCCCCGCAGCGTCCCGCTCGCCGAGGCGCTGCGCGACGCCGTCGTCGAGTTCAACCGCTTCCCCGACGACGAGATGCCGCAGCACCGCAAGCGCATGGCGGTGCTGCTCGAGACGCCCACGCTCGTGGCCCACTCCGCGCTGCGCTACGAGGAGTGGCGGCGCGTGGTGGCCGAGTTCGCGGCCGATCGGCTGGGCATCGCGCCCACGTCGCTCGTCGCCAACGCCACCGGCCGCGCGTGCCTGGCGATCACCCTGGCGGCCTACGAGCACTGGCTGCGCGACGAGGACGCGGTGCTCACCGACCTCATCCGCGAGGGGTTCGTCGAGCTGGCGCGCGTGTTCGGCGCCCCGGAGTATGGGGGCGCCGAGAGATGA
- a CDS encoding mycofactocin-coupled SDR family oxidoreductase has translation MGRVEGKVALISGAARGQGRSHAIRLAQEGADIIAFDICEAIPEVPYDPATEEDLAETVRQVEALDRRIVAEKADVRDFAQVQAVVEKGVAELGRLDIVSANAGISGAPNRSEDIPDEQFVNMQEINLTGVWRTCKAAIPHIRAGGRGGSMILTSSDAGLFPYENISHYVAAKHGVVGLMRTLALELAPEHIRVNSIHPTTVDTDMVQNDAIYRLFRPDLDHPTKDDFAEAATRMNALPIPWVEAVDISNALLFLASDEARYITGVTLPVDAGAAIK, from the coding sequence ATGGGGCGTGTCGAAGGAAAGGTCGCGCTGATCAGCGGCGCGGCGCGCGGGCAGGGGCGGTCGCATGCGATCCGGCTCGCGCAGGAGGGCGCGGACATCATCGCGTTCGACATCTGCGAGGCCATCCCCGAGGTGCCGTACGACCCGGCCACCGAGGAGGACCTCGCCGAGACGGTGCGCCAGGTCGAGGCGCTGGATCGGCGGATCGTGGCCGAGAAGGCCGACGTGCGCGACTTCGCGCAGGTGCAGGCGGTGGTCGAGAAGGGCGTCGCCGAGCTGGGGCGCCTGGACATCGTGTCGGCCAACGCGGGCATCTCCGGGGCTCCGAACCGCAGCGAGGACATCCCGGACGAGCAGTTCGTCAACATGCAGGAGATCAACCTCACGGGCGTGTGGCGCACGTGCAAGGCCGCGATCCCGCACATCCGGGCGGGAGGCCGGGGCGGGTCGATGATCCTCACGAGCTCCGACGCGGGCCTGTTCCCGTACGAGAACATCTCGCACTACGTCGCCGCCAAGCACGGCGTCGTCGGGCTCATGCGCACCCTCGCGCTCGAGCTGGCGCCCGAGCACATCCGGGTCAACAGCATCCACCCCACCACGGTCGACACCGACATGGTGCAGAACGACGCGATCTACCGCCTGTTCCGCCCGGACCTCGACCACCCGACCAAGGACGACTTCGCGGAGGCCGCCACGCGGATGAACGCGCTGCCGATCCCGTGGGTCGAGGCGGTGGACATCTCGAATGCGCTGCTGTTCCTCGCCTCGGACGAGGCGCGGTACATCACGGGGGTCACGCTGCCGGTGGATGCGGGGGCGGCCATCAAGTGA
- a CDS encoding mycofactocin-coupled SDR family oxidoreductase yields MGQLEGKVALITGAARGQGRSHAVRLAQEGADIIAVDFVQGVESVAPFYPPATEEDFAETVRHVEALDRRIVASRADVRDIDALTRAVDDGVAQLGRLNVVVANAGIFTFGDETHRVSEQAWQELMDINVTGVWHTYKASAEHLIAAGAGGSVIIISSLAGFKGLANVAAYTTTKHAVVGLMKVLANELGPHGIRVNTIHPNSIDTPMVKNEATYRLFRPDLAEPTAEDAEPAFAGLNPFGKAWIEPIHVSNAVAWLASDQAYYVSGGQIPVDGAAAVH; encoded by the coding sequence ATGGGGCAGCTGGAGGGCAAGGTCGCGCTGATCACCGGAGCCGCGCGCGGGCAGGGACGCTCGCACGCGGTGCGACTGGCGCAGGAGGGCGCCGACATCATCGCCGTGGACTTCGTGCAGGGCGTGGAGTCGGTGGCGCCGTTCTATCCGCCCGCCACCGAGGAGGACTTCGCCGAGACGGTGCGCCACGTCGAGGCGCTGGATCGGCGGATCGTCGCGTCGCGCGCCGACGTGCGCGACATCGACGCGCTCACGCGGGCCGTGGACGACGGCGTGGCGCAGCTGGGCCGGCTCAACGTGGTCGTGGCCAACGCGGGCATCTTCACGTTCGGCGACGAGACGCACCGGGTGTCGGAGCAGGCGTGGCAGGAGCTCATGGACATCAACGTCACCGGCGTGTGGCACACGTACAAGGCGTCGGCCGAGCACCTCATCGCGGCCGGCGCGGGCGGCTCGGTGATCATCATCTCGTCGCTGGCCGGCTTCAAGGGCCTGGCCAACGTCGCCGCCTACACGACGACCAAGCACGCCGTCGTCGGGCTCATGAAGGTGCTCGCCAACGAACTCGGCCCGCACGGGATCCGCGTCAACACCATCCACCCGAACTCGATCGACACCCCCATGGTGAAGAACGAGGCGACGTACCGGCTGTTCCGGCCCGATCTGGCCGAGCCGACGGCCGAGGACGCGGAGCCCGCCTTCGCCGGCCTCAACCCGTTCGGCAAGGCCTGGATCGAGCCGATCCACGTCTCCAACGCGGTCGCCTGGCTCGCCTCGGACCAGGCGTACTACGTCTCGGGCGGGCAGATCCCCGTGGACGGCGCGGCGGCGGTGCACTGA